One part of the Anopheles merus strain MAF chromosome 3L, AmerM5.1, whole genome shotgun sequence genome encodes these proteins:
- the LOC121600010 gene encoding structural maintenance of chromosomes protein 5 isoform X2: MSTSIVGKIASVSLQNFVTYDSVVLYPEEYLNIILGPNGTGKSAIVAGIVLGMGGNCKLLSRCDNIDSYIKNGKDSATIRISIYRNNQRAVRWFSRSFDHSAKSTFEIDNQTVSQQAYLQQIRAFNIQVDNLCQFLPQDRVQDFTKMNPRELLLNTQSSVCTPEVQQWFEELKEKRSLQEKSTNQGAEGTARVRELEARLEALEAQLQSMRAREEFQQQIHVCMARKAWLEYEELFLQYSATLKDLKLAKKCTEEKEQQYNQFKQEMEAILARKKELETSKAKQVAIGQRSTDEINSLEEKTERLEDAISKQKRELMDALAKADERKTELDEAKVMLAAFVQDCADSATALGSEDQVRQEISALDGKEAKIRADNDLLMGRRQELNQKIDTELKPEMMSIERSIETIENVASNKLRILQTRFEGTYKAVLWLREHKHLFQGKIYEPMILELNVPALENVQFLENTIGVRDLIAFTCESTQDMNLFLRKTREELRIDGVNAIQSDPADKLHYTARHPIGSLKRFGFHTYLIDMVQGPYPVLNGLCKLYGLHNIPVGGADSAKYVSALPDEIGLFFTPSHRFQVSKSRYTGEKSTRSDALRTLNLLNRSTDHALLAQKRQEHQRLVRECDKIRNQRGQIENSIKELQERCAGLREQKRDLQEQLSKYQQTKMKVKRQEQKCKELTARLVNVDEEKVKFERSCHTIIEQLLDQQRRKVAALERYAAASREHDLLEQRIRLFEERNNDREANFRLLEDAYQSAKKTLANVEKKLAEVKAKSSEKNSTARALCANKTPDKPDFPYRKEFAELPDTIELVEAHLEELRVRFECLPQANESVADEYAQKKRQLEQLRAGVACSEQTVATLEQQMAALHDRWYPEIQSVVQCINGKFSHFMSSMGFAGEVELIRQGERDYDEYGIRIYVKYRNEEKLSALDRKLQSGGERAVAIAIYTLSLQHMTQVPFRCVDEINQGMDPTNERKVFNMLVEETCRTGQSQYFFVTPKLLPRLKCNAKMNVIVVHNGKYIANPDVFIPDVKP, encoded by the exons ATGTCTACATCGATCGTAGGGAAGATAGCGTCCGTGTCGTTGCAGAACTTTGT CACATACGATTCGGTGGTGCTGTACCCGGAGGAGTATTTGAACATTATTCTTGGCCCAAACGGAACCGGCAAATCAGCCATTGTGGCCGGCATCGTGCTCGGGATGGGTGGCAACTGCAAGCTGCTCTCCAGATGTGATAAC ATCGACAGCTACATCAAGAACGGGAAGGACAGCGCCACGATCCGGATTTCGATCTACCGCAACAACCAGCGGGCCGTCCGGTGGTTTAGCCGGTCGTTCGATCACAGCGCCAAGAGCACGTTCGAGATCGACAACCAAACCGTGTCCCAGCAGGCGTACCTGCAGCAGATCCGCGCCTTCAACATTCAGGTGGACAATCTGTGCCAGTTTCTCCCGCAGGACCGGGTGCAGGACTTTACCAAGATGAATCCGCGCGAACTGCTGCTCAATACGCAGTCGTCCGTGTGTACGCCCGAGGTGCAGCAATGGTTCGAGGAGCTGAAGGAGAAGCGTTCGCTGCAGGAGAAGAGCACCAACCAGGGTGCGGAAGGTACTGCCCGGGTGCGCGAACTGGAAGCCCGGTTGGAGGCCCTGGAGGCGCAGCTGCAGTCGATGCGGGCACGCGAAGAGTTCCAGCAGCAGATTCACGTGTGTATGGCCCGGAAGGCTTGGTTGGAGTACGAGGAGCTGTTTTTGCAATACTCGGCCACGCTGAAGGACCTAAAGCTGGCAAAAAA ATGCACCGAAGAGAAGGAACAGCAGTACAATCAGTTCAAGCAGGAAATGGAAGCAATACTGGCCCGCAAGAAGGAGCTGGAAACGTCGAAAGCGAAACAGGTAGCGATCGGCCAGCGCAGCACGGACGAAATCAACAGTCTGGAGGAAAAGACGGAACGGCTGGAAGATGCCATCAGCAAGCAGAAGCGCGAGCTGATGGACGCACTCGCCAAGGCAGACGAGCGCAAGACCGAGCTGGACGAGGCCAAGGTCATGCTGGCCGCCTTCGTGCAGGACTGTGCCGATTCGGCGACCGCGCTCGGGTCGGAGGACCAGGTGCGGCAGGAGATTTCCGCGCTGGATGGGAAGGAGGCCAAAATTCGGGCCGATAACGATCTGCTGATGGGGCGCCGGCAGGAGCTGAACCAAAAGATCGACACGGAGCTGAAGCCGGAGATGATGAGCATCGAGCGCAGCATCGAAACGATCGAAAACGTGGCCAGCAACAAGCTGCGCATCCTGCAGACACGCTTCGAGGGCACGTACAAGGCGGTGCTGTGGTTGCGCGAGCACAAGCACCTCTTCCAGGGGAAGATCTACGAGCCGATGATACTGGAGCTGAACGTGCCGGCGCTGGAGAATGTGCAGTTTCTGGAGAATACGATCGGCGTGCGCGACCTGATCGCGTTTACGTGCGAAAGCACACAGGACATGAATCTGTTTCTGCGCAAAACGCGCGAAGAGCTGCGGATCGACGGTGTGAACGCGATCCAGAGCGATCCGGCGGACAAGCTGCACTACACCGCCCGGCATCCGATCGGCAGTCTGAAGCGCTTCGGCTTCCACACCTACCTGATCGACATGGTGCAGGGCCCGTACCCGGTGCTGAATGGGCTGTGCAAGCTGTACGGGCTGCACAACATACCGGTCGGTGGGGCCGACTCGGCCAAGTACGTGTCCGCCCTGCCGGACGAGATCGGGCTGTTCTTCACGCCGTCGCACCGCTTCCAGGTGTCGAAATCGCGCTACACGGGCGAAAAATCAACGCGCAGCGATGCGCTGCGCACGCTGAACCTGCTGAACCGCTCGACGGATCACGCGCTGCTGGCGCAGAAGCGCCAGGAGCACCAGCGGCTCGTGCGCGAGTGTGACAAGATCCGCAACCAGCGGGGCCAGATCGAGAACAGCATCAAGGAGCTGCAGGAGCGCTGCGCGGGGCTGCGCGAGCAGAAGCGCGACCTGCAGGAGCAGCTGTCCAAGTACCAGCAGACGAAGATGAAGGTGAAGCGGCAGGAGCAAAAGTGTAAGGAGCTGACCGCCCGGCTGGTGAACGTGGACGAGGAGAAGGTCAAGTTTGAGCGGTCCTGCCACACCATCATCGAGCAGCTGCTGGACCAGCAGCGGCGGAAGGTGGCGGCGCTGGAGCGGTACGCAGCCGCCAGCCGGGAGCACGATCTGCTCGAGCAGCGGATACGCCTGTTCGAGGAGCGAAACAACGATCGGGAGGCAAACTTTCGGCTGCTGGAGGACGCCTACCAGTCGGCTAAGAAGACGCTCGCCAACGTGGAGAAAAAGCTGGCCGAGGTGAAGGCAAAATCGTCCGAGAAAAACAGCACGGCGCGGGCACTGTGCGCAAACAAAACGCCGGACAAGCCGGACTTCCCGTACAGGAAAGAGTTTGCCGAGCTGCCGGACACGatcgagctggtcgaggcgcATCTGGAGGAGCTGCGCGTCCGGTTCGAGTGTTTGCCGCAGGCGAACGAGTCGGTCGCCGACGAGTACGCCCAGAAGAAGCGTCAGCTGGAGCAGCTGCGGGCGGGCGTGGCGTGCTCCGAGCAGACGGTGGCCACTTTGGAGCAGCAGATGGCAGCACTGCACGACCGCTGGTACCCCGAGATACAGAGCGTGGTGCAGTGCATTAACGGGAAGTTTTCCCACTTCATGAGCTCGATGGGCTTCGCCGGGGAGGTGGAGCTGATTCGGCAGGGAGAG cgcGACTACGACGAGTACGGCATCCGCATCTACGTGAAGTATCGCAACGAGGAGAAGCTTAGCGCGCTCGATCGGAAGCTACAGTCCGGGGGGGAGCGTGCGGTGGCCATCGCGATCTACACCCTCTCGCTGCAGCACATGACGCAGGTACCGTTCCGGTGTGTGGACGAGATCAACCAGGGTATGGATCCGACGAACGAGCGGAAGGTGTTCAACATGCTGGTGGAGGAAACGTGCCGCACCGGGCAGTCGCAGTACTTTTTCGTCACGCCCAAGCTGCTGCCGCGGCTCAAGTGCAACGCCAAGATGAACGTGATCGTCGTGCACAATGGGAAGTACATCGCGAATCCGGATGTGTTCATACCGGATGTGAAGCCGTGA
- the LOC121600010 gene encoding structural maintenance of chromosomes protein 5 isoform X1 — protein MAAVIAAKACGLIFIIHFSTYDSVVLYPEEYLNIILGPNGTGKSAIVAGIVLGMGGNCKLLSRCDNIDSYIKNGKDSATIRISIYRNNQRAVRWFSRSFDHSAKSTFEIDNQTVSQQAYLQQIRAFNIQVDNLCQFLPQDRVQDFTKMNPRELLLNTQSSVCTPEVQQWFEELKEKRSLQEKSTNQGAEGTARVRELEARLEALEAQLQSMRAREEFQQQIHVCMARKAWLEYEELFLQYSATLKDLKLAKKCTEEKEQQYNQFKQEMEAILARKKELETSKAKQVAIGQRSTDEINSLEEKTERLEDAISKQKRELMDALAKADERKTELDEAKVMLAAFVQDCADSATALGSEDQVRQEISALDGKEAKIRADNDLLMGRRQELNQKIDTELKPEMMSIERSIETIENVASNKLRILQTRFEGTYKAVLWLREHKHLFQGKIYEPMILELNVPALENVQFLENTIGVRDLIAFTCESTQDMNLFLRKTREELRIDGVNAIQSDPADKLHYTARHPIGSLKRFGFHTYLIDMVQGPYPVLNGLCKLYGLHNIPVGGADSAKYVSALPDEIGLFFTPSHRFQVSKSRYTGEKSTRSDALRTLNLLNRSTDHALLAQKRQEHQRLVRECDKIRNQRGQIENSIKELQERCAGLREQKRDLQEQLSKYQQTKMKVKRQEQKCKELTARLVNVDEEKVKFERSCHTIIEQLLDQQRRKVAALERYAAASREHDLLEQRIRLFEERNNDREANFRLLEDAYQSAKKTLANVEKKLAEVKAKSSEKNSTARALCANKTPDKPDFPYRKEFAELPDTIELVEAHLEELRVRFECLPQANESVADEYAQKKRQLEQLRAGVACSEQTVATLEQQMAALHDRWYPEIQSVVQCINGKFSHFMSSMGFAGEVELIRQGERDYDEYGIRIYVKYRNEEKLSALDRKLQSGGERAVAIAIYTLSLQHMTQVPFRCVDEINQGMDPTNERKVFNMLVEETCRTGQSQYFFVTPKLLPRLKCNAKMNVIVVHNGKYIANPDVFIPDVKP, from the exons ATGGCTGCTGTAATTGCTGCAAAAGCGTGTGGTCTAATCTTTATAATCCATTTCAGCACATACGATTCGGTGGTGCTGTACCCGGAGGAGTATTTGAACATTATTCTTGGCCCAAACGGAACCGGCAAATCAGCCATTGTGGCCGGCATCGTGCTCGGGATGGGTGGCAACTGCAAGCTGCTCTCCAGATGTGATAAC ATCGACAGCTACATCAAGAACGGGAAGGACAGCGCCACGATCCGGATTTCGATCTACCGCAACAACCAGCGGGCCGTCCGGTGGTTTAGCCGGTCGTTCGATCACAGCGCCAAGAGCACGTTCGAGATCGACAACCAAACCGTGTCCCAGCAGGCGTACCTGCAGCAGATCCGCGCCTTCAACATTCAGGTGGACAATCTGTGCCAGTTTCTCCCGCAGGACCGGGTGCAGGACTTTACCAAGATGAATCCGCGCGAACTGCTGCTCAATACGCAGTCGTCCGTGTGTACGCCCGAGGTGCAGCAATGGTTCGAGGAGCTGAAGGAGAAGCGTTCGCTGCAGGAGAAGAGCACCAACCAGGGTGCGGAAGGTACTGCCCGGGTGCGCGAACTGGAAGCCCGGTTGGAGGCCCTGGAGGCGCAGCTGCAGTCGATGCGGGCACGCGAAGAGTTCCAGCAGCAGATTCACGTGTGTATGGCCCGGAAGGCTTGGTTGGAGTACGAGGAGCTGTTTTTGCAATACTCGGCCACGCTGAAGGACCTAAAGCTGGCAAAAAA ATGCACCGAAGAGAAGGAACAGCAGTACAATCAGTTCAAGCAGGAAATGGAAGCAATACTGGCCCGCAAGAAGGAGCTGGAAACGTCGAAAGCGAAACAGGTAGCGATCGGCCAGCGCAGCACGGACGAAATCAACAGTCTGGAGGAAAAGACGGAACGGCTGGAAGATGCCATCAGCAAGCAGAAGCGCGAGCTGATGGACGCACTCGCCAAGGCAGACGAGCGCAAGACCGAGCTGGACGAGGCCAAGGTCATGCTGGCCGCCTTCGTGCAGGACTGTGCCGATTCGGCGACCGCGCTCGGGTCGGAGGACCAGGTGCGGCAGGAGATTTCCGCGCTGGATGGGAAGGAGGCCAAAATTCGGGCCGATAACGATCTGCTGATGGGGCGCCGGCAGGAGCTGAACCAAAAGATCGACACGGAGCTGAAGCCGGAGATGATGAGCATCGAGCGCAGCATCGAAACGATCGAAAACGTGGCCAGCAACAAGCTGCGCATCCTGCAGACACGCTTCGAGGGCACGTACAAGGCGGTGCTGTGGTTGCGCGAGCACAAGCACCTCTTCCAGGGGAAGATCTACGAGCCGATGATACTGGAGCTGAACGTGCCGGCGCTGGAGAATGTGCAGTTTCTGGAGAATACGATCGGCGTGCGCGACCTGATCGCGTTTACGTGCGAAAGCACACAGGACATGAATCTGTTTCTGCGCAAAACGCGCGAAGAGCTGCGGATCGACGGTGTGAACGCGATCCAGAGCGATCCGGCGGACAAGCTGCACTACACCGCCCGGCATCCGATCGGCAGTCTGAAGCGCTTCGGCTTCCACACCTACCTGATCGACATGGTGCAGGGCCCGTACCCGGTGCTGAATGGGCTGTGCAAGCTGTACGGGCTGCACAACATACCGGTCGGTGGGGCCGACTCGGCCAAGTACGTGTCCGCCCTGCCGGACGAGATCGGGCTGTTCTTCACGCCGTCGCACCGCTTCCAGGTGTCGAAATCGCGCTACACGGGCGAAAAATCAACGCGCAGCGATGCGCTGCGCACGCTGAACCTGCTGAACCGCTCGACGGATCACGCGCTGCTGGCGCAGAAGCGCCAGGAGCACCAGCGGCTCGTGCGCGAGTGTGACAAGATCCGCAACCAGCGGGGCCAGATCGAGAACAGCATCAAGGAGCTGCAGGAGCGCTGCGCGGGGCTGCGCGAGCAGAAGCGCGACCTGCAGGAGCAGCTGTCCAAGTACCAGCAGACGAAGATGAAGGTGAAGCGGCAGGAGCAAAAGTGTAAGGAGCTGACCGCCCGGCTGGTGAACGTGGACGAGGAGAAGGTCAAGTTTGAGCGGTCCTGCCACACCATCATCGAGCAGCTGCTGGACCAGCAGCGGCGGAAGGTGGCGGCGCTGGAGCGGTACGCAGCCGCCAGCCGGGAGCACGATCTGCTCGAGCAGCGGATACGCCTGTTCGAGGAGCGAAACAACGATCGGGAGGCAAACTTTCGGCTGCTGGAGGACGCCTACCAGTCGGCTAAGAAGACGCTCGCCAACGTGGAGAAAAAGCTGGCCGAGGTGAAGGCAAAATCGTCCGAGAAAAACAGCACGGCGCGGGCACTGTGCGCAAACAAAACGCCGGACAAGCCGGACTTCCCGTACAGGAAAGAGTTTGCCGAGCTGCCGGACACGatcgagctggtcgaggcgcATCTGGAGGAGCTGCGCGTCCGGTTCGAGTGTTTGCCGCAGGCGAACGAGTCGGTCGCCGACGAGTACGCCCAGAAGAAGCGTCAGCTGGAGCAGCTGCGGGCGGGCGTGGCGTGCTCCGAGCAGACGGTGGCCACTTTGGAGCAGCAGATGGCAGCACTGCACGACCGCTGGTACCCCGAGATACAGAGCGTGGTGCAGTGCATTAACGGGAAGTTTTCCCACTTCATGAGCTCGATGGGCTTCGCCGGGGAGGTGGAGCTGATTCGGCAGGGAGAG cgcGACTACGACGAGTACGGCATCCGCATCTACGTGAAGTATCGCAACGAGGAGAAGCTTAGCGCGCTCGATCGGAAGCTACAGTCCGGGGGGGAGCGTGCGGTGGCCATCGCGATCTACACCCTCTCGCTGCAGCACATGACGCAGGTACCGTTCCGGTGTGTGGACGAGATCAACCAGGGTATGGATCCGACGAACGAGCGGAAGGTGTTCAACATGCTGGTGGAGGAAACGTGCCGCACCGGGCAGTCGCAGTACTTTTTCGTCACGCCCAAGCTGCTGCCGCGGCTCAAGTGCAACGCCAAGATGAACGTGATCGTCGTGCACAATGGGAAGTACATCGCGAATCCGGATGTGTTCATACCGGATGTGAAGCCGTGA
- the LOC121600010 gene encoding structural maintenance of chromosomes protein 5 isoform X3, which translates to MVRGAEGEAFAAGEEHQPGCGRYCPGARTGSPVGGPGGAAAVDAGTRRVPAADSRVYGPEGLVGVRGAVFAILGHAEGPKAGKKRCTEEKEQQYNQFKQEMEAILARKKELETSKAKQVAIGQRSTDEINSLEEKTERLEDAISKQKRELMDALAKADERKTELDEAKVMLAAFVQDCADSATALGSEDQVRQEISALDGKEAKIRADNDLLMGRRQELNQKIDTELKPEMMSIERSIETIENVASNKLRILQTRFEGTYKAVLWLREHKHLFQGKIYEPMILELNVPALENVQFLENTIGVRDLIAFTCESTQDMNLFLRKTREELRIDGVNAIQSDPADKLHYTARHPIGSLKRFGFHTYLIDMVQGPYPVLNGLCKLYGLHNIPVGGADSAKYVSALPDEIGLFFTPSHRFQVSKSRYTGEKSTRSDALRTLNLLNRSTDHALLAQKRQEHQRLVRECDKIRNQRGQIENSIKELQERCAGLREQKRDLQEQLSKYQQTKMKVKRQEQKCKELTARLVNVDEEKVKFERSCHTIIEQLLDQQRRKVAALERYAAASREHDLLEQRIRLFEERNNDREANFRLLEDAYQSAKKTLANVEKKLAEVKAKSSEKNSTARALCANKTPDKPDFPYRKEFAELPDTIELVEAHLEELRVRFECLPQANESVADEYAQKKRQLEQLRAGVACSEQTVATLEQQMAALHDRWYPEIQSVVQCINGKFSHFMSSMGFAGEVELIRQGERDYDEYGIRIYVKYRNEEKLSALDRKLQSGGERAVAIAIYTLSLQHMTQVPFRCVDEINQGMDPTNERKVFNMLVEETCRTGQSQYFFVTPKLLPRLKCNAKMNVIVVHNGKYIANPDVFIPDVKP; encoded by the exons ATGGTTCGAGGAGCTGAAGGAGAAGCGTTCGCTGCAGGAGAAGAGCACCAACCAGGGTGCGGAAGGTACTGCCCGGGTGCGCGAACTGGAAGCCCGGTTGGAGGCCCTGGAGGCGCAGCTGCAGTCGATGCGGGCACGCGAAGAGTTCCAGCAGCAGATTCACGTGTGTATGGCCCGGAAGGCTTGGTTGGAGTACGAGGAGCTGTTTTTGCAATACTCGGCCACGCTGAAGGACCTAAAGCTGGCAAAAAA AGATGCACCGAAGAGAAGGAACAGCAGTACAATCAGTTCAAGCAGGAAATGGAAGCAATACTGGCCCGCAAGAAGGAGCTGGAAACGTCGAAAGCGAAACAGGTAGCGATCGGCCAGCGCAGCACGGACGAAATCAACAGTCTGGAGGAAAAGACGGAACGGCTGGAAGATGCCATCAGCAAGCAGAAGCGCGAGCTGATGGACGCACTCGCCAAGGCAGACGAGCGCAAGACCGAGCTGGACGAGGCCAAGGTCATGCTGGCCGCCTTCGTGCAGGACTGTGCCGATTCGGCGACCGCGCTCGGGTCGGAGGACCAGGTGCGGCAGGAGATTTCCGCGCTGGATGGGAAGGAGGCCAAAATTCGGGCCGATAACGATCTGCTGATGGGGCGCCGGCAGGAGCTGAACCAAAAGATCGACACGGAGCTGAAGCCGGAGATGATGAGCATCGAGCGCAGCATCGAAACGATCGAAAACGTGGCCAGCAACAAGCTGCGCATCCTGCAGACACGCTTCGAGGGCACGTACAAGGCGGTGCTGTGGTTGCGCGAGCACAAGCACCTCTTCCAGGGGAAGATCTACGAGCCGATGATACTGGAGCTGAACGTGCCGGCGCTGGAGAATGTGCAGTTTCTGGAGAATACGATCGGCGTGCGCGACCTGATCGCGTTTACGTGCGAAAGCACACAGGACATGAATCTGTTTCTGCGCAAAACGCGCGAAGAGCTGCGGATCGACGGTGTGAACGCGATCCAGAGCGATCCGGCGGACAAGCTGCACTACACCGCCCGGCATCCGATCGGCAGTCTGAAGCGCTTCGGCTTCCACACCTACCTGATCGACATGGTGCAGGGCCCGTACCCGGTGCTGAATGGGCTGTGCAAGCTGTACGGGCTGCACAACATACCGGTCGGTGGGGCCGACTCGGCCAAGTACGTGTCCGCCCTGCCGGACGAGATCGGGCTGTTCTTCACGCCGTCGCACCGCTTCCAGGTGTCGAAATCGCGCTACACGGGCGAAAAATCAACGCGCAGCGATGCGCTGCGCACGCTGAACCTGCTGAACCGCTCGACGGATCACGCGCTGCTGGCGCAGAAGCGCCAGGAGCACCAGCGGCTCGTGCGCGAGTGTGACAAGATCCGCAACCAGCGGGGCCAGATCGAGAACAGCATCAAGGAGCTGCAGGAGCGCTGCGCGGGGCTGCGCGAGCAGAAGCGCGACCTGCAGGAGCAGCTGTCCAAGTACCAGCAGACGAAGATGAAGGTGAAGCGGCAGGAGCAAAAGTGTAAGGAGCTGACCGCCCGGCTGGTGAACGTGGACGAGGAGAAGGTCAAGTTTGAGCGGTCCTGCCACACCATCATCGAGCAGCTGCTGGACCAGCAGCGGCGGAAGGTGGCGGCGCTGGAGCGGTACGCAGCCGCCAGCCGGGAGCACGATCTGCTCGAGCAGCGGATACGCCTGTTCGAGGAGCGAAACAACGATCGGGAGGCAAACTTTCGGCTGCTGGAGGACGCCTACCAGTCGGCTAAGAAGACGCTCGCCAACGTGGAGAAAAAGCTGGCCGAGGTGAAGGCAAAATCGTCCGAGAAAAACAGCACGGCGCGGGCACTGTGCGCAAACAAAACGCCGGACAAGCCGGACTTCCCGTACAGGAAAGAGTTTGCCGAGCTGCCGGACACGatcgagctggtcgaggcgcATCTGGAGGAGCTGCGCGTCCGGTTCGAGTGTTTGCCGCAGGCGAACGAGTCGGTCGCCGACGAGTACGCCCAGAAGAAGCGTCAGCTGGAGCAGCTGCGGGCGGGCGTGGCGTGCTCCGAGCAGACGGTGGCCACTTTGGAGCAGCAGATGGCAGCACTGCACGACCGCTGGTACCCCGAGATACAGAGCGTGGTGCAGTGCATTAACGGGAAGTTTTCCCACTTCATGAGCTCGATGGGCTTCGCCGGGGAGGTGGAGCTGATTCGGCAGGGAGAG cgcGACTACGACGAGTACGGCATCCGCATCTACGTGAAGTATCGCAACGAGGAGAAGCTTAGCGCGCTCGATCGGAAGCTACAGTCCGGGGGGGAGCGTGCGGTGGCCATCGCGATCTACACCCTCTCGCTGCAGCACATGACGCAGGTACCGTTCCGGTGTGTGGACGAGATCAACCAGGGTATGGATCCGACGAACGAGCGGAAGGTGTTCAACATGCTGGTGGAGGAAACGTGCCGCACCGGGCAGTCGCAGTACTTTTTCGTCACGCCCAAGCTGCTGCCGCGGCTCAAGTGCAACGCCAAGATGAACGTGATCGTCGTGCACAATGGGAAGTACATCGCGAATCCGGATGTGTTCATACCGGATGTGAAGCCGTGA